The genomic interval CCCATGCATCGCCGCATCGCCCTTGTCTGGCTGGTTGTGTGCTGTCTGTCCGCCACCGCGCACGCGCAGGCGGCCGCCCCCGAGCCCTTCTTCCAGGTCCGCGCCGTGGGCGAGCTGGGCTTCCTGGACGTGCACTCCAACACCGTCCGGTATGGCCGCACGGGGTCCATCTTCCGCTTCACGGAAGACGGCGGCCAGGACAACCTCCTGCCCTTCACCCGGCTGAGCCTGGAGCTGGCCTGGAAGGGGCGCCACACCGCCGTGTTCCTGTACCAGCCGCTGGAGGCACGCGGGGAGACGGTGCTCGGCCGGGACATCACCTTCTTCGAGGACGTGTCCTTCCCCGCGGGCACGCCCCTGAACGTGCGCTACGCCTTCCCCTTCTGGCGGGCCAGCTACCTGTATGACTTCTTCGCCGGGCAGGAGTACGAGCTGTCCGTGGGCGCGTCCCTGCAGCTGCGCAACGCCACCACCACCTTCACCTCGGCGGATGGCGCGCGGCGCTGGTCCAGCCGGGACGTGGGGCCCGTGCCCATCCTCAAGGTGCGGGGCCGCTACACCTTCGGCTCGGGCGTGTGGCTGGGCCTGGAGGTGGATGGCATCTACGCCTCGGGCGGCCTGCTCAGCCGGGACAACACCGCCGACAGCTTCAACGCCAGCCTGCTCGATGCCAGTGCCCGCGCGGGCATGCGCGTCACCCCGCAGGTGGATGTGTACCTCAACCTGCGCTACCTCGGCGGGGGCGCGCGCGGCACGGACGAGGCGGAGGCCGCCCAGGGGCCCGGCGACGGCTACAGCAGCAACTGGCTGAACACCGCCACCGTCTCCCTGGGCTTCCTCTACCGGCTGCCCGTGGGCAACTGAGCCGCCCGGCCAGGGCCTACGGCTTGGGGCAGCCCTTCTGGTCCGCCTCGAGCTGCTGCTGGGCGTTGGCGTGGTCCTTCTGGGTGGCGGCCACCGCCTCCTGGAGGCTCGCCTCCGCGGGGGCCCACGAGGCCTCCTGGGCCTTGAGCTCCTGCACCGTGGCCAGCGACTGCTGCTCGGCCTGGAGCTGGGCCGCGAGCGCGCTCACCCACTTCGCATCGGCCGCCGTCAGCTCCGCGCACCGCGTGGCCTGCTCCGGGAGGGGCTTCTTGCCCTTCGCCTTCTGCTGCTGAAGCACCACGGCGTCATAGGCGCTGGAGGCGCTGGCGCGCACGCCCGAGGCCAGGGTGGCCTCCGCGATGCGCTGGTTGCGCACCAGCTCGCCCTGGAAGAACCGGTACTGCGGCGCCAGGGCCGGCGCGGGCGCGGTGGCCCGGGCGTTGAAGTGGTGGAAGGTCCGGACGAACTTCACGTCCTCCGCCGATGGGGCCACCGGCACCGCCGCCAGCTTCTGCTGGAGACAGGCGGCCAGGGCCTCTCCCTCCGGGCTTCCGGTGGGGGCGAAGGTGATGGGGCCGGGCGTGGCCTGGTTCTTCACCAGTTGAACGGTGGCCTCGAGCGTGGGCGGCACCTGGGTGGCGTACGGCGCGTAGCAGTCACACCACTGCGGCTGGCCCAGGCGCACCGCGCCCGAGTAGTCAGAAGGCACGTTGGTGCCAAAGGTGACCGACAGGCTGCGTCCCTGCTCGTGGAGGAACTCCACTTCGGCGCTCACCGGCGCCGAGCCCTTGGGCAGGACCTTGAGCGGCACGGCGGCCTCCACGGCCTTGCGCACGCAGGCCTCGCCCTCGGGGGTGAGGTTCACGCCCGTGAGGGTGTGCTGGGTCTCCTGCTCCGTGGCGCGGGCCTTCAGCGTCACGCGGCTCGTCTGCTCCGCGCCGCGCGAGGGGGGGGCCACCAGGCACTCCATCACGTAGGGCCGCGTGGCCATGAGCGCGCCCACCAGGATGTTCGGATCCGTGGGGGTGGGCATCTGCCCGGCCGGAGGGGTCTGGCAGACGGAGATGTCGAAGGGAATCTGGTTGGTGATGCGGACCGGCTCCGCGGGCGCGGCCTTCGTCCCCTTCTGCAAGGGGGCACAGGCCGCGGAGGTCAGGACGGCGGAGGCCACGGCGATGCGTCGCAACAACATGGGCAGTCTCTCCCGGGTTCAGGGATGGGATGCCCCCTCTATCAGTTCCCGGTGCGTTGCACGGGCTCAACCACCATGGCGCTGCCGCCGCCCCGGCGTTTGGGCTCCGCGACGGCGGTGACGGTACCGTCCGGGTGGAAGCGGATGCCGGTGAGCGCCCCGATGGGGCCCACGTCCGTGAAGACATGCCCCCGGGCTTGCAGCGCCGCGGCCTCCGGCGAGGCGATGAATTCGGGCTCGGCCTGGCTCTTGCCATCCGGCAGGTTGCGCTGGGAGACGCGCGGCGCGGCCACCGCCTCCAGCACCGGCATGCCGAGATCCAGGTGGTGGAGGAGCGTCTGGAGCACCGTGGTGATGATGGTGCTGCCCCCGGGGCTGCCCAGCGCGAACACCGGCGCCCCGTCCTTGAGCACCAGCGTCGGGCTCATGCTGCTGCGCGGCCGCTTGCCCGGCTCGGGGGTGTTGGCGTGCGGCATGTCCGCCTTCGGCGGCACATCGAAGTCCGTCAGCTCGTTGTTGAGCAGGAAGCCGTAGCCGGGCACCACGATGCCGTTGCCACCCTCGGCCTCGATGCTGCACGTGTACGTGACGACGTTGCCCGCCTTGTCCGAGGTGGTGACGTGCGTCGTCTCCCGGTTGGGGATGTCCAGCGGGGACGGGGCGAGCGCGGCCCTCACGGGCGGGGTGCTGGGGTCCTTCTGGAAGGCGAACGGATTGCCCGGGGGCACTTCGCCCGGGGCGGCCTTCGCGGTGGAGAGTGCCTTGCGCCGCTCGGCGGCGTAGTCCTTGGAGAGGAGCCCCACCACGGGCACGTCCACGTACTCGGGATCCGCGACGTAGGCGGTCCGGTCCGCGAAGGCCAGCCGCGACGCCTCCAGGTAGCGGTGCAGGAAGTCCACCCGGCCCAGGGCCGAGGGCGCGTCGCCCTCCAGCAGGTTCAGGGCCAGCTCCACGGCGATGCCGCCGCTGGAGGGGGGGCCCATGCCGTACACCGTGTAGCCCCGGTAGGTGCTCTTCACCGGCTCGCGGATGCGCGCCTCGTAGTCCGCGAGGTCCGACAGCGTCATCACCCCGGGCCGCACCATGCGCCCGGCCTCGGGCGCCACCGGGGGACGGACCACCGTGTCCACGATGGCCTGGGCGATCTCTCCCCGGTAGAAGGCACGGCTGCCATCCTTGGCCACCAGCCGGTAGGTCTTCGCCAGATCCGGGTTGCGGAAGGTGGAGCCCACGGGGGCGGGCTGCCCGGCGGCGGGCAGGAGCAAGCGGGCCGAGCTGGAGAACAGCTTGAAGCGCTCCACGTTGCGCGAGGTCTGCTCGAAGAAGGTCTGGTCGACCTCGAAGCCCTGCTCCGCGACGCGGATGGCGGGCTGGAGCACCTCGGCGAGCCCCCGGGTGCCGTAGCGCGAGAGCGCCACCTCCCAGCCCTGCACCATGCCCGGCACGCCCGTGGACACGCCGCTGGTCATCACCTCGGGAAAGGGGATGGGCGTGCCTTCCGAATAGAAGAGGGCCCGGCTCGACTCCCGGGGCGCCATCTCGCGGTGCTCCACGGCGATGACGCGCTGGTCCTCGGCCCGGTAGATGACCATGAAGCCCCCGCCGCCGATGCCGCAGGAGTACAGGTCCGTCACGCCCAGCACGCTCGCCGCGGCCACCGCCGCGTCTACCGCGTTGCCACCGCCTTTGAGGATCTCGATGGCGGCCGAGGTGGCCCGGACATCCACCGTGGCCGCCGCGCCGCCGCGCCCCGTGGCCTCCGGGGTGGGCACGGGGGCAGAAACGGGAGCGGAGGAGAAGACTCCCTCGGAAGAGGCGGCCTTGCCGTGGGTGCAGCTGATCGTCAGCAGCCAGCCGGCTCCCGCCGCGATGAGGTGTCTGCGCATGAGGTGACCTCGAAGAGTGGACATCGCGTCCTTAACTTCGCTGAGAAGGGCAAGCAGGACCACCAAATCCGCAAGGACCGTCTCTGCCCTGTCATCCCCTGGGCGCTCCCCCCTTCACCTCGCGACCGTGAGCGCGAAGGGCGCGAAGCCCCGGCTGCGGAGCAGGGGGGGCACGAGCAGGATGAGCGCCTCCGTCCCCCGGGCGGTGGAGAGGTCTCCGAGATCCTCGATCCAGCCGGGCTGCCACCCGAGCTCCTGAAGCAGCTCGCGGGCGGCTGCCTTGGCGTCCTTGTCGTTGCCCGACAGGAAGACGGATGGAGGGACCTGGAGAATCCGTGGGTTCGCCATGACGGTGAAGAGCATGGTGTTGAGCGTCTTGACGACCCGGGTGCCCGGCAGGGCCTGCTGCAGATGCTCGGCCAGGCTGCTGTCCGGATAGCACAGGCCCGTGGGCATCCCGTCCGCGCCGCGCCGGGTGGCATTCGAGACATCCACCAGGATCTTCCCGTCCAGCACCTCCCGGAGCGCACCGAGCCGCTCCACGCTGGAGTCACCCGGGGTGGCATTGATGAGCAGGGACGCCTGGCGCGCGGCCTGGGCGGGCTCCACGAACGTGACGGCAGGACCAGACCACTTCGCCGAGGCGGCGGCGGCGTCCCGGGTTCCCAACCACACGTCATGCCCCACCGTGGCGAGTTGGGTGGCGAGGACCGTGGCCACACGGCCCGAGCCGAAAATACCGATGCGAGTCATTGAATGCTCCGTTTCGTCAGAAGGGGTTGGGTCAAGCAATCGTGGACAGCACGCGCACGGCGGCGCCGTGGAGGCGGGGCGCGGAGGCCAGGAAGTCACTGCTCGTCAGGCTCCACGGCTGGCCGTGGGTGTCGGAGATCCTTCCACCGGCCTCTTCCACCAGCAGGGCTCCCGCCAGCAGCCCGGAGCGCACCTGGCTGTACTGCCAGAACACGTCCATCCGCCCCGCGGCGACCTGGATGAGCTGAAGGGTGGCCGGCACCGACACGCGCAGGACCAGCGCACCGTGGAGCATCGCGGTGACGGACTGGCCCACGCGCCGGTAGGTGTCGGAGTCCTCTCCAGGCTTCGCCTGGCCCGTTCCGGCCAGGGCCGCGTCCAGCCGCGTCTTCGCCGACGCCCGCAGCCGCACCCCATCGAGGTAGGCGCCGCCTCCCCGGATCGCGGTGTACGTGTTTCCGGTCATCGGCAGGTACACCGCGGTCAGCACCAGCGTGTTGTCACGCACCAGGGTGGCCGTGACACACCAGTCCGTCATGCCGTGAATGTGGTTGATGTTGCCTTCCACGGGATCCGTCACCCACCACTCGCCCGGAGGCAGCGCCCCCACGTCGAGCTCATCCTCCGTCCATCCCGCACCAGGCCGCGCCTTCATCAGGGCATCCCGGAGGACGCTCAGCGACGCCGCATCGTTGGCGTGGATCGCCTCGAGGATGTCTTCCTGACTGTCCAGACGCGCGTCGAAGGAGAAACGGCTCTTCAGGTGGTTGCCCGCCGCTTGGACGGCGTCCACCACGGCTTTCAGCAACGCGTCATCGTCTTTCGCAAATCCTGGCATGACTCCCTCTTGAGTGGCCGATGGATGAGAGTAAGATGCGAGCATTCGCTCACATTCGCTACTCGCTTTCCTCCCATGCCCCGCGCCACCACTCCCCACCCCCTGGATCCGAGGAAAAAGCCCGGCCAAACGCGCTCGGCGGCGACCGTGGCCGCCGTGCTCGAAGCGGCGGCTCGCATTCTGGAAACGGAGGGCCTCGAGGGCTACACGACCAACGCCGTGGCCCGGCGCGCCGGCATCAGCATCGGCTCGCTGTATCAGTACTTCCCCAGCAAGGATGCCATCACCAAGGCGCTGATCCTCCGGGAGACGTCCACGCTCCTGAAGGACGTGGAGGCCATCGACGCCAAGGCCCTTGGCCGGGCGGGCCTCGAACGGCTCATCCGCGTGGCGGTGGCCTATCAGCTCCAGCGTCCGGCCCTCGCGCGGATCCTCGACCAGGAGGAGCGCCGCCTGCCGCTCGATGAGGAGGTCCAACGCATCGGTGAGAGCCTGGCCCGGACCGTCCAGCGGTGCCTCGATGCGCCCGGCATGGCGGCGGTGGCGCGCTCCCCCTCCACCGCCGGAGATCTGCTGGCGATCGTGAAGGCCCTGGTCGATGCCGCGGGAGCGCGCGGCGAGCGTGACAGCACGGCCCTCATCGCCCGGGTGCACCGGGCCGTCTTTGGCTATCTGGAGTACACCCCATGAGGTCCCCCTCGCTGCACCGCTCGCGGATCCAAGGCTCCATCGCCGGTCTCGCCGTGGGGGATGCCCTCGGCTATCCTGCGGAGTTCCGCACCCGGAGCCAGCTCCAGCGGGAGATCGGCCTGGAAGGCATCACCGGCTTCCTCCGCCTGAAGGATCCCCGCTTCACCCGCCCCTTCATCCTGGGCCCCGACCACCCGCCCGGCACCTTCACGGATGACACCCAGATGAGCCTCTGCGTCGCCGAGGCCCTCGTCGCCGCGGGCCACACGGACCGGGACACGCTGATGCAGGAGATGGCGAGGCGCTTCGTGCAGTGGCACCACTCCGAGGACAACAACCGGGCTCCCGGAGAGACCACCGGCATCGCCTGCGGGCGGCTCGCCGCCGGGGTTCCCTGGCGCGAGGCGGGCGTCCCCCACTCGAAGGGGTGCGGCGCCAACATGCGCGTGGCCCCGATCGGCCTCTACTATGAGGACCTGGACACGGTGTGCGAGGTGGCCCGGGATTCCTCCCGGCTCACCCATGGCCACCCCGCGGCGCTCGAAGGCAGTGCCGCCGCCGCGCTGCTCGTGGCGCTCGCGCTCCGGGACGTCCCCCCCGAGCAGATGCACGCCGAGGTGATGCGCCGATGCGGCGGAAGGAGCCCGGACTTCGACGCCTGCTTCTCGCGCGTGCCCACGCTGATCGCGCACCCTCCCGAGGAAGTCCTCATCGACCGGGAGAAGGGTCCGCACGCCCTCGGGGAGGGCTGGGTGGCCGAGGAGGCCGTGGCCTGCGCGCTCTACTGCTTCTGGCGCCACCCGGATGACTACCGCGCCGCCGTGCTCGAGGCCGTCAACACCGACGGCGACTCCGACAGCCTCGCCACCATCACCGGCTCCGTGTCCGGCGCACGCGTGGGCGTGGAGGGCATCCCCTCCGAGTGGGTCTCGGAGGTCGAGCACAGCGCCCGGCTGCTCGAACTGGGCGGCCTCCTGGCGGACGCCCGGCTCCGCGTTCGCTGAAGCCGGGCGCCCCTGCCCTTCCGAGGACTAATAGATGACGTAGGAGGCCGTACCGCTGCAGGCCGTGTTCCGGAAGCAGCCGACACGGATCTGATACGGCATGTCCTGGCCCACGGCGTTCACGTGGTGGATGACGTGCGAGAGGGAGCCGCAGGTGCCGTAGGCGTCGTCGTTCTCGGCTTCCACGTGGCCCAACGGGCCATGCACGCGCACGATGGTGTCGCCGCTGCCGGAGGCGCCCTCCAGGCCACAGGTGCCCACGTCGAGGACCTGGCCATACGACAGCGTCACGTTCTGGTTGGCGGTGTTGCGCGTGCCGCTGCTGGTGTTGGTGAGGTCAAAGGCGAACGTGCCCCGGACGAGGTTGGCGTTCAGGGTCACCTTCCACACCACGGAGCCACCGCACATGCTGTCGCCGCCGCAGCCGGCGCGGAGGGTGTAATTGCCGGGGGCCCCCACCCGGTGCTTGAAGTAACACGAGCCGGAGGTGACCTCGGTGCCCTGCGCGTCGAGGAGCCGCAGCCAGGTGTTGCCGGTGGCCCGGGCCCCCGCCAGGTTGCAGGTCCCCACCTCCACCACGTCCCCCGCGGCGAGCGGGATGACCCGGTCCGTCGTGTACTGCTGGGCATTGTTGGTCTCGCCCGTGTAGTAGACGAACGAGGTGGCTGGGCGGACCGGGGGCGGCGGCATGCCCGTGCACAGCCGCGCGCTGGCATTGTCCGTCGCGGCGCACATCTCCCGGATGGCTGGATAGACGTAGGTGCTGTGCTCGCCGGTGCAGCCCGTCTCGGGGCAGCGGTTCACGATGTTGCAGGTGCCGTTGGCGACATAGTCCGCGTCCCCGCGCACGGCGATGCTCGCCACCGTGTAGGTGTCCGTCTCGTACACGGCCGAGCCCGAGTTGCCCGCGAAGGTGTCCGTGGTGGACACCAGGTAGTCCAGCCGCTCCGCGTTCCCGTCACGCACCGTACCGCCGGAGTCGATCTTGAAGGGAATGCCGCTGGCGCTGCCAATGACGGCCACGTTCTGCCCCTCACTCAGCGCGGTATTGCCCTGACGGACCGGCGCCGGGGTGAAGCGCGGCGTGGCGGGCCGGTCCAGACGCAGGATGGAGTAGTCCAGGCTCCAGTCCAGCTGATGCGCGACGATGGACGAGCAGTGGAAGATGTCCTGCGAGGTGACCTGCTGCATCACCCCGTCCGCGGTCCGGTAGAAGTTGAAGACGAAGTAGGTGTTGGCGCACTCCGCGGCGTTCACGACACAGTGGCCCGCGGTGAGCACCAGATCGTCATCGATGAGCGTGCCGGAGCAGAAGGCCGCCCGCGGGTCCTCCCGGAAGCGCTCGGAGGTGCAGAGGTTGCGTCCTTCGCCCAGCGTCTGGCCGGTGAAGACGACGTTGTTGGGGTTCGTCATGTCGAAGAGGTTCGGGTGCATCAGCGCCACGGTGGACTGCTGCGCCCGCGCGCGCAGCGTGGCGTCCGGGTGGGCATAGACGTCCGTCCGGCCATCCGAGCCGTAGACGGCCTCGCTCTTCTGCTCTCCGAGCGCGGCCGGCTCCGCGGCCGGCTCCGCCGTAGGACCACAGCCCACAGCGAGCATGACGGCACACAGCCATGCCCCCACGAAGGGACGCACCGGAAGCCCAGACTTGAGGTGTTTCATAGGGAATTGTTTCCTGTTTTCGAGGGGATACGAACCCTGCCTTTGCAGTCAGGTGAACCCGACCTACCCCAGGAAACCCGCACAAACTAAATAAGAAGATTTTCCTTGTGGTGTGGGCCCTGCGGCGGAGTGGCCCCCGCCGGCCGGGAACGTCCGGTGGTGCGCGGAGCGTCTCTTCCTCCGTGCGGAGGCGTTGAATGAAACCAGCACCGCGCCAATACTCGGGCCATGACTGGCGCATCCCCCCGGCTGATCGAAGTCCAGTACGCCTCCCGCCGTGCCCTGCTGTCCTCGGCGAAGACCGAGCGAGGAGCGCTGACGCTCTTCGTGCCGACCACGCACCGGGTCGCTCAAGGCGAATGCGTGCGGCTCGCGGTCACCCTCGGTGATGCCGAGGGGCGCTTCGAGTTCGAGGCCACCGCGCTGACCTGGACCCAGACGGCCGGCCGCGATGGCGTGGGCGGGTTTCTCGCCAACTTCGTGGGGGACTCCAAGCGCCTCGCCGCGGAGATGATCGCCGTCTGCGCCCAGCGTCCACTGTCCATGGGCACCGCCTCGCGCGAGCGCCTCATGGTGCGCAGGAGCTGCCAGCTGAAGCTGACGGATGTGAAGATCCCCGGGGAGCTGCGGGACTTGTCGCAGACGGGCGCGTTCGTCGTGGGCCGCCAGTTCGGGAAGCGCAAGCCCGGCGAGCCGGTGTGGCTGAAGGTGGAAGGCGGCCTGTTCGGCCTCGGCGGAACCTGGCTCGAGGCCCGGGTCATCTGGCAGGGCAAGAAGGGCGAGGAGCCCGGCCTGGGCCTGCGCTTCATGAGCAATGAAGCCAAGCAGGCCTCGGCCATCCAGCGCATCCTGGAAGACGCCTCCCGCACCCGGGAGCCGGCCGCCCGGGCCAGCTGAGGCGCCCGCGCCTTACGCGAGAAGCTTGGAGCGCTGGGCCCCGCCGAAGTATCCGCTCTCGCGCATGTCCTTCAGCAGCGTGTTCTCCCGGGGCCGCCACCCGAGCCACTCCTGGGTGAGCGCGCTGGAGGTGGGGTTGTCCAGGGCGGCGAAGCCCGCGATCCAGCCGAAATGCGCCGCCGCCTCGTTCGCGGGGATGCTCCGGACGGGAACGCCCAGCCCCTCGCCAATCGTCTCCGCGATCCTCCGCATGGGGATGCCCTCCTCCGCGGCGCCGTGGAGCAGCGAGCCGGGCACCGCCTTCTCGAGCGCCAGCCGGAACAGCCGGGCGGCATCCAGCCGGTGCACCGAGGGCCAGCGGTTCGTGCCGTCGCCGATGAAGGCGGAGAACCCCTTCTGCCGGGCGATGTCGATCAGCGTGGGCACGAAGGCCTGATCGCCCGCGCCATGAACCGACGGGGGCAGCCGCACGGCGCTCGTGCGCACACCGCGTTTCGCGGCCGAGATCAGCGTCTCCTCCGCGGCGGCACGGCCGCCGAAGGGATTGGCGGACGCGCGCGCGTCGGTTTCCGTGCCGATGCGGCCGGGCGTGAGCATCACCGTCCCCGAGGCCGCGACGAACGGCTTGTTCGAGCCCTCCAACGCGCGGGCGATCGCCTCCACCGCGCCCTGATCCGTCTCGACGGCGGCCTTGTACTGGGAGAAGTCGTGGATGAAGGCCAGGTGGATCACCCCCTCGCACGCCCGGGCGCCGGCGGCCAGGCTCTCAGGGTCCGACAGGCTGCCCCGGTGCCCCTCGGCACCCGCTTGCGCCAGGGCGCCGGCCGCCTCCTCGCTCCGCGCCAGTCCGAGCACGCGGTGTCCCGCCTCGCGCAGCTCGCGCACGACGGCGCTGCCAATGAAACCTGTTGCTCCCGTCACGAATACACGCATGAAGCCCTCCTCGCTGTTTTGAGAGAGAGCTATCCTTCAGGGCCTCGGGCCCGAAAAGCCGGGAGCGTATACGGGTATGAACACTAACACCCTGCCAGTCCCGGCCATCTCCCTGGGCAGCTTCCTGCGGGACCGCCGGTCGCGCTTGCAGCCCGGTCCCGGTGCCCACGGCCGGCGCCGGACGCCAGGGCTCCGGCGGGAGGAAGTGGCGACGCGGGCAGGCGTCAGCGTCACCTGGTACACGTGGCTGGAGCAGGGGCGTGGAGGCCCGCCTTCCGCCGAGGTGCTGGAGCGGCTGGCGCGCGCGCTGGAGCTCGACGCCGATGGCCGCGAGGCCTTGTTCCTTCTCGCCCAACACCGGCCCCCGCCGCTCCAGCCCGCCCCGGCGCCCCAGGTCGCGCCGTCCTTGCAGCGGGTGCTCGATGCGTTGACGGCCAGCCCCGCCTTCGTGAAGACGCCCGTGTGGGACATCGTGGCCTGGAACGCGGCCGCGGCCGCGGTGCTGACCGACTACGCCGCGCTGTCCGCGAGCCAGCGCAACGTCCTCCGGCGCTTGTTCGGCGACCCGGCCCTGCACGCCTCGCGGCCCGATTGGGAACAGCACGCGCGCTTCGCCCTCGCGGTCTTCCGCATGGATGTGGCGCGCACGGGCGGCTCCCCTGAGGCCGCTGCGCTCGAAGCCGAGCTTCAGGCCACCAGCGCCGACTTCCGGCGGCTGTGGGCAGAGAATGACGTGCACAGCCACGGGGCGGGCCTCAAGCGCATCCAGCATCCCCAGGCCGGACTGCTCACGCTCGAGTACTCGGCCTTCGCCGTGGACGGCGCGGCCGGGCTGAGCATGGTCGTCTTCACGCCCACGTCACCAGAGGACGCCCGGGCCATTGAAGCGATCCTCTCGCGTCAGGGTCCGAAGGGGGCTGTGGATTCCAGGGCCCAGGGCCCTTCGAGGTAGCGCCACAGCTGGAACGCTTCGCCTTGCGCGGGGAAGGGCGAGAAGCCCGCCGTGAGCAAGGCCTTCAGCGCCCGGGCCTCATCGGGAGTGACCTTGTTCTGGACCGTCACATGCGGGCGAAAGCCCTGCCGGTCCTGCGGCGTGAGCCACCGCGCCCACCGCCGGGCCAGCTCCGCCCGCAGCGCGTCCAGGGCCGGCGAAACCAGGTCGAAGGCCACGCCTCTGCCCAGCGAGCGGAGCCCGGTGACCTGCAGCGCCACCGGCGCGGGGGGCGCGGCCTCACGCAGGTCCGCCTCCACCGTGTCCCGCTCCTCCCCCGGCAGGTGGTGGAACAGCGTCAGGTGGGCGGACAGGTGGTTGAGGTGCGCGGGGAAGTGCTCCTCGCGCAGGCGGTTGAAGTGCTCGAAGGTCCGCGCATCGAGCTTCAAGGTCACGATGAGCGGCTGCATTGCCCCCGCAAGCTCAGGAGCGGGACTTGCGGGCCGCCGTCTTGCGGCCTGGGCTCTTCCGGGCGC from Stigmatella aurantiaca carries:
- a CDS encoding ADP-ribosylglycohydrolase family protein, whose protein sequence is MRSPSLHRSRIQGSIAGLAVGDALGYPAEFRTRSQLQREIGLEGITGFLRLKDPRFTRPFILGPDHPPGTFTDDTQMSLCVAEALVAAGHTDRDTLMQEMARRFVQWHHSEDNNRAPGETTGIACGRLAAGVPWREAGVPHSKGCGANMRVAPIGLYYEDLDTVCEVARDSSRLTHGHPAALEGSAAAALLVALALRDVPPEQMHAEVMRRCGGRSPDFDACFSRVPTLIAHPPEEVLIDREKGPHALGEGWVAEEAVACALYCFWRHPDDYRAAVLEAVNTDGDSDSLATITGSVSGARVGVEGIPSEWVSEVEHSARLLELGGLLADARLRVR
- the ggt gene encoding gamma-glutamyltransferase, which produces MRRHLIAAGAGWLLTISCTHGKAASSEGVFSSAPVSAPVPTPEATGRGGAAATVDVRATSAAIEILKGGGNAVDAAVAAASVLGVTDLYSCGIGGGGFMVIYRAEDQRVIAVEHREMAPRESSRALFYSEGTPIPFPEVMTSGVSTGVPGMVQGWEVALSRYGTRGLAEVLQPAIRVAEQGFEVDQTFFEQTSRNVERFKLFSSSARLLLPAAGQPAPVGSTFRNPDLAKTYRLVAKDGSRAFYRGEIAQAIVDTVVRPPVAPEAGRMVRPGVMTLSDLADYEARIREPVKSTYRGYTVYGMGPPSSGGIAVELALNLLEGDAPSALGRVDFLHRYLEASRLAFADRTAYVADPEYVDVPVVGLLSKDYAAERRKALSTAKAAPGEVPPGNPFAFQKDPSTPPVRAALAPSPLDIPNRETTHVTTSDKAGNVVTYTCSIEAEGGNGIVVPGYGFLLNNELTDFDVPPKADMPHANTPEPGKRPRSSMSPTLVLKDGAPVFALGSPGGSTIITTVLQTLLHHLDLGMPVLEAVAAPRVSQRNLPDGKSQAEPEFIASPEAAALQARGHVFTDVGPIGALTGIRFHPDGTVTAVAEPKRRGGGSAMVVEPVQRTGN
- a CDS encoding SDR family oxidoreductase, with product MRVFVTGATGFIGSAVVRELREAGHRVLGLARSEEAAGALAQAGAEGHRGSLSDPESLAAGARACEGVIHLAFIHDFSQYKAAVETDQGAVEAIARALEGSNKPFVAASGTVMLTPGRIGTETDARASANPFGGRAAAEETLISAAKRGVRTSAVRLPPSVHGAGDQAFVPTLIDIARQKGFSAFIGDGTNRWPSVHRLDAARLFRLALEKAVPGSLLHGAAEEGIPMRRIAETIGEGLGVPVRSIPANEAAAHFGWIAGFAALDNPTSSALTQEWLGWRPRENTLLKDMRESGYFGGAQRSKLLA
- a CDS encoding 2'-5' RNA ligase family protein; the protein is MQPLIVTLKLDARTFEHFNRLREEHFPAHLNHLSAHLTLFHHLPGEERDTVEADLREAAPPAPVALQVTGLRSLGRGVAFDLVSPALDALRAELARRWARWLTPQDRQGFRPHVTVQNKVTPDEARALKALLTAGFSPFPAQGEAFQLWRYLEGPWALESTAPFGP
- a CDS encoding helix-turn-helix transcriptional regulator, with translation MNTNTLPVPAISLGSFLRDRRSRLQPGPGAHGRRRTPGLRREEVATRAGVSVTWYTWLEQGRGGPPSAEVLERLARALELDADGREALFLLAQHRPPPLQPAPAPQVAPSLQRVLDALTASPAFVKTPVWDIVAWNAAAAAVLTDYAALSASQRNVLRRLFGDPALHASRPDWEQHARFALAVFRMDVARTGGSPEAAALEAELQATSADFRRLWAENDVHSHGAGLKRIQHPQAGLLTLEYSAFAVDGAAGLSMVVFTPTSPEDARAIEAILSRQGPKGAVDSRAQGPSR
- a CDS encoding PilZ domain-containing protein encodes the protein MTGASPRLIEVQYASRRALLSSAKTERGALTLFVPTTHRVAQGECVRLAVTLGDAEGRFEFEATALTWTQTAGRDGVGGFLANFVGDSKRLAAEMIAVCAQRPLSMGTASRERLMVRRSCQLKLTDVKIPGELRDLSQTGAFVVGRQFGKRKPGEPVWLKVEGGLFGLGGTWLEARVIWQGKKGEEPGLGLRFMSNEAKQASAIQRILEDASRTREPAARAS
- a CDS encoding TetR/AcrR family transcriptional regulator, whose protein sequence is MAAVLEAAARILETEGLEGYTTNAVARRAGISIGSLYQYFPSKDAITKALILRETSTLLKDVEAIDAKALGRAGLERLIRVAVAYQLQRPALARILDQEERRLPLDEEVQRIGESLARTVQRCLDAPGMAAVARSPSTAGDLLAIVKALVDAAGARGERDSTALIARVHRAVFGYLEYTP
- a CDS encoding NADPH-dependent F420 reductase, translated to MTSWPPRPASTAPPCACCPRLLDPTPSDETEHSMTRIGIFGSGRVATVLATQLATVGHDVWLGTRDAAAASAKWSGPAVTFVEPAQAARQASLLINATPGDSSVERLGALREVLDGKILVDVSNATRRGADGMPTGLCYPDSSLAEHLQQALPGTRVVKTLNTMLFTVMANPRILQVPPSVFLSGNDKDAKAAARELLQELGWQPGWIEDLGDLSTARGTEALILLVPPLLRSRGFAPFALTVAR
- a CDS encoding trypsin-like serine peptidase, coding for MKHLKSGLPVRPFVGAWLCAVMLAVGCGPTAEPAAEPAALGEQKSEAVYGSDGRTDVYAHPDATLRARAQQSTVALMHPNLFDMTNPNNVVFTGQTLGEGRNLCTSERFREDPRAAFCSGTLIDDDLVLTAGHCVVNAAECANTYFVFNFYRTADGVMQQVTSQDIFHCSSIVAHQLDWSLDYSILRLDRPATPRFTPAPVRQGNTALSEGQNVAVIGSASGIPFKIDSGGTVRDGNAERLDYLVSTTDTFAGNSGSAVYETDTYTVASIAVRGDADYVANGTCNIVNRCPETGCTGEHSTYVYPAIREMCAATDNASARLCTGMPPPPVRPATSFVYYTGETNNAQQYTTDRVIPLAAGDVVEVGTCNLAGARATGNTWLRLLDAQGTEVTSGSCYFKHRVGAPGNYTLRAGCGGDSMCGGSVVWKVTLNANLVRGTFAFDLTNTSSGTRNTANQNVTLSYGQVLDVGTCGLEGASGSGDTIVRVHGPLGHVEAENDDAYGTCGSLSHVIHHVNAVGQDMPYQIRVGCFRNTACSGTASYVIY
- a CDS encoding inositol monophosphatase family protein, whose translation is MPGFAKDDDALLKAVVDAVQAAGNHLKSRFSFDARLDSQEDILEAIHANDAASLSVLRDALMKARPGAGWTEDELDVGALPPGEWWVTDPVEGNINHIHGMTDWCVTATLVRDNTLVLTAVYLPMTGNTYTAIRGGGAYLDGVRLRASAKTRLDAALAGTGQAKPGEDSDTYRRVGQSVTAMLHGALVLRVSVPATLQLIQVAAGRMDVFWQYSQVRSGLLAGALLVEEAGGRISDTHGQPWSLTSSDFLASAPRLHGAAVRVLSTIA